The proteins below are encoded in one region of Choloepus didactylus isolate mChoDid1 chromosome Y unlocalized genomic scaffold, mChoDid1.pri SUPER_Y_unloc1, whole genome shotgun sequence:
- the FTSJ1 gene encoding LOW QUALITY PROTEIN: putative tRNA (cytidine(32)/guanosine(34)-2'-O)-methyltransferase (The sequence of the model RefSeq protein was modified relative to this genomic sequence to represent the inferred CDS: deleted 2 bases in 2 codons; substituted 1 base at 1 genomic stop codon): protein MMGLTLYVHVGSRPLPGPSVPQCQACHAALALSFLSAGPWTNRVYEMGRTSNDKRDVYYRLAKESGWRARSAFKLLQLDEEFRLFQGVTRAVDLCAAPGSWSQVLSQKIESLGSSHVVAVDLQAMAPLPGVLQIQGDITQLSTAQEIIQHFEGHPADLVVCDGAPDVTGLHDVDEYMQAQLLLAALNFGTHVLKPGGCFVAKIFXGRDVTLIYSQLHVCFSSVVCAKPRSSQNSSIEAFAVCQGYDPPEGFVPDLTKPLLDHSYDPDFNQLDGPTRIIVPSVTCGDLSSYNSDCSYPLDLEDGSEYKYTPPTQPPISPPYQEACRLKKKGRLAKEIRPQDCPITIVDMLPPPMDIPQCHTLLTSEVEDSDMNCSP from the exons ATGATGGGACTCACGTTGTACGTGCACGTCGGGTCCAGACCTCTCCCCGGCCCCAGTGTCCCGCAGTGCCAAGCATGCCACGCCGCTTTAGCCCTCAG CTTTCTGTCAGCAGGTCCCTGGACAAACAGAGTGTATGAGATGGGACGGACATCGAACGACAAACGGGATGTGTACTACCGCTTGGCCAAGGAGAGCGGCTGGCGTGCCCGCAGTGCCTTCAAACTGCTCCAGCTCGATGAGGAATTCAGACTCTTCCAAG GTGTGACCCGGGCAGTCGACCTGTGTGCAGCCCCAGGTAGCTGGAGTCAGGTACTGAGCCAGAAGATTGA GAGCTTGGGTTCCAGCCACGTGGTGGCTGTAGACCTGCAAGCTATGGCTCCACTGCCAGGTGTGTTACAGATACAGGGGGACATCACTCAG CTGTCCACTGCCCAGGAGATCATCCAGCACTTTGAGGGCCACCCCGCAGACCTAGTGGTGTGCGATGGGGCTCCTGATG TAACTGGCCTCCATGATGTTGATGAGTACATGCAGGCCCAGCTCCTCCTAGCT GCTCTGAACTTCGGAACACATGTTTTGAAGCCTGGGGGCTGCTTTGTGGCCAAG ATATTCTGAGGCCGCGACGTGACACTGATCTACAGCCAGCTGCATGTCTGCTTCTCCAGCGTGGTCTGTGCCAAGCCCAGAAGCAGCCAGAACTCCAGCATTG AGGCCTTCGCTGTCTGTCAGGGTTATGAC CCCCCTGAGGGCTTCGTGCCAGACCTGACCAAACCCCTGCTGGACCACTCTTATG ACCCAGATTTCAACCAGCTGGATGGCCCTACCCGCATCATTGTGCCATCTGTGACCTGTGGGGACCTGAGCTCCTATAATTCAGACTGCAGCTACCCACTAGAC CTAGAAGATGGCTCAGAGTACAAGTACACCCCGCCCACGCAGCCCCCCATCTCTCCGCCATACCAGGAGGCCTGCAGGCTAAAGAAGAAAGGGCGGCTGGCCAAGGAGATCCGCCCCCAGGACTGC CCCATCACCATAGTGGACATGTTGCCCCCGCCCATGGACATCCCACAGTGCCACACTCTGCTGACCTCTGAG GTGGAAGACAGTGATATGAATTGTTCACCTTaa